cacagagacagagacacagctggaacatCTCACTTTCTGTACTGGACACGCTGATGGTAACTTCATCACTTTTCTCTCCAGATAAGCTTTCACACCAGAAGTTTCCACTGTAGGACGAGTTACGATCCAGAAGACACAAACTGTCAATCATCACAAAgtcttcagctgctccacagTCCTCAGTGAGTCCTCCTCTGGTCCTCCTCACCGTCCATCCGTCAACTTCCTGTCCATCGTCATCATCAACGCAGCCCAAAGACACAGATGTGGGTCCACTGAAGAACTGCTGAAAGTTTGGACTGGCAGACAGATAGACTGgaggacagaaagaggaaatTGTTAGAACAAAGATCGCCAGCAACACATGGAGTTACAACTGTAAAGGAGGAGAAAGCAGATTCAGGGTGGGCATTAATCATGAGACCTTCAGGACCAGAAACCAGGACTAGAATCCTGATGGGGCCCAAGCTAACCTCTgctaataaaatacaaaaatatgaaaagtcTGCTTAAGAGTCCAATTTCAGATCCTTGGGCGATAGGGCTCATGTGGACATAGTGCTTTgattgggagaaacattttaagAGAATCAATGTCTTTACCTGAATAATTTAAcatgcattaaaacattcatcAAAAGTGGTTTCCTTCTTGACAACCTCACTCTTTCTAAAACCCACcgtcaaaataaaaataacattgcttcagattttattcattatttttttaagcaaaactGAGTTTCTGTTACttgttttaaaagtaaaatggaaaGCAGCGCCTTTAGCTTTCAGGCCCCCGAGTGGTCGGGAAACACGAAGGTGCTCCCAGACCAGCCGAGATATAGAATCTCTGCAGCATGTCCTTGGTCTTCCCTGAGACCTCTttcagtgggacatgcccgaaacACCTAGCTCCAGTAGGCTTCTTTAACAGATTCCCAGACATCCTCAACTGGTTAATTTGACATGGAGGAATAGCAGCTCTACTGGATGGATGAATAGCAGATTGACGAACTCCTCATCCTATCTCTGGCTAACTCTGACAGCCACACCTTGGAGAAAACTCATTTCCGTCGTTTGCATCCACAATCTTATTCTTTCGGTCAAAGCCAGAGTTTGTGAGAATGGGTGAGGGTAGGGATGCAGATCGACTGATAAATCAAcggctctctcttcaccatgacGGACCGGCATCCGTCAgcatctgcatcactgcagtcGCACTAATTCATACAGGAAAGTTGAATGAAAAAaggattttctttatttttgtgtctgagaattttatgtttatgtttcatGTACAGTACAATTCAGGAACTGTCACTATGTGTCTTTGCAATGTGATATTTTTATAAAGTATCTTGAAAAGTATTTGATATATGAAGTTAAAAATCATTATAAAAGGTCCGTGTTATGTGACATGGAATGACTGACCGTCCTTTTCACAATTATTACTGTTTATGTCATAATAAAAGACCCGTGCCTgcgtaaaattattaacaaaatgTTTGCTTATTTTAATCATCTCTGTCTTAACACTGTTGATATTTATAAATTTGGACTTTTTCCTACGAACCATTTATTATACAGACGTCATAATACAAAAAGTAAAAGCGAGGATGTTTTATGCTTAACCCTTATTACCAAAAATATCAGATTATATTGTGAATAAGGGTGGATGTGTTGTTCTTTAATGCATCTGTGAACCATCCTGATACGTGGAAACAAGGGTGATGACAGACGGATATTTGCTCTGGTAAATTATACTCTCTACAAAATCTACAACTTAGTGTAAGTCTGTGACTACAGGGTCAATGAGGGACCTCTTTAAAGGGCTTTCCTTAAGATTAAGACCGGCAAACAGCAATTCGATTATTTTAAAGACTGTAAGGcagtaaaaatgtattaatgGAAAAATTACAGCTGGTGGAGAACATTGTGCATAAGGCCATATTTAAAAAGATTTATAACTTATATGAAGAACTGGAATTTTAGGACACTTCCAAAAGAATGAATAACTCCGTAAAAATAAGTAAACATGTAACTGTATTGTCCAGTAGAGTGGGATTACTACTGTTAGACAAACCTTTAGAAGTAAGTATTGGCTCAGTGTATATAAAACGCACTCTGttctgtcacagaggaatgaCTGCAGACTGTCTCTGCACCTGAAATCATAAATATAAACTTAGAAAAGACTCACctgcagaaacagtcagtgcagacagcagcagcacacacacgcCTGCAACAGGAGGgcagaggtcactaaaggtcagaggtcactgagggtcagaggtcaatgAAAGCTCAGTTAGGGTTCAGAAATGATGCTGTTTTAGGATGTTTATGTTCCTCGACTGAAGGAAAACCAGAACCAAGAACCTCATCCCGACTCTGAGCAGAACGGGTACATGATCTGAGCTCATGTACCTGCAGGCTGCAGATACTCAGGTGATACATCAGTGGAAGTTACCCTGATGCACTCATGCAGACGTGCTGTCTGAGCGCGTGTTGGATGAAGCTGTAAGGAATACATGTTCACTCACCCCGGAGCAGACAGACGGACGCAGTCTTCATGTCTGAGTGATAACTGAGAGTCTGAAGCCTGAGCAGCAGAGACGCTTTCAGCTTCATCACTTCCCTGTTACACATTCAACACGTCCCTCTGCTCCAACACTTTCACTACCCGTCTGACTGAGCTCAGTCAAAATGCGCCCGTTACTGCAGAAATCAGTCATCAAGTGAAGAATCTCTCTGTTACACCAACATCACAAGTTCATTATTAAATGATCTTTTTTCCATGTAATCCTGCATCTTAATCATAACAAGTGACCTCCTCCTGGTGTGTGGGTACAGATCCTGTTCTGCCAAATGGAGACATTATTTCACTCTTAGCTCAGagatcaattcaattcagctttatttacacagcaccgaatcacaacaacagtcacctcaaggcgctttatattgtaaggtagctcctacaataatacatacagagaaaaaccaaacaatcatatgaccccctatgagcaagcacgttggtgacagtgggaagaaaaaactcaattttaacaggaagaaacttccagcagaaccaggctcagggaggggcggccacgaccggttggggtgagatcACATTTTAAAGTGTCCATCATAAAACTTGCTGACAGTGTTTTAAGTCACAGATCTGAAAGAAACCTACAAAACAGCAGCATATCCATGTGACCTCACCTGTGCTTCATCATAGTCACAGTCAGAGAGAACGACAGGATCACTGAATCAGCAGAAATGTCTGGAAACTCACCTTAATCACTCCAGAACCTTTCCACCTTTAACTTCACCATCGCCCTGAACTGGGCTGGAATATTAAAggagataaaataaaaacctaCAATAACCTGGTTGCATTCAGGTGAAGACCCCTAAAGGTGCTTCTCAAACTCTGTAGAAGCACCTTTAGATTTTTGGCCATGTTGTTTGCAGGAACATTGCAGCTCTATGAGCGCCCTCATCAGGTCACCCCACAGATTTCAGATGGATCCATCTAAAACTTTCACCTTCTTCTggtgttttctgcttttgttgatCTGGATGTCTGCTCTGGGTCACTGTTGGACTGACAGGTTAGCTGAAGGTTTGTAGTATTTGGACATGTTCAGATATTCGGTGTGGATTTAAATATATGTCCATTTGCTCTGCGGTGTCAGATTTTGGTCCTGCACAGTGCTGCGACTCTCAGTTTGTATTTTTATCCTGCACGTCTCTACATGATGCTCCtgaaactgtttctgtttcttttcctgctTCATCTTTTTCCTTTAAAGGTGTCGGGATGGCGAGCCGTGACTTATGATGGGAACTGATGAACTTTCAGTCTGTGTTGGTCGGGTCTGATTTAGAGGCGGTCATTGACTGCCTTTAGCATTAGCTGTAGCATCGTTTCGGTAAGCTGCGCATAAAGTCTTCTTCCAAATGTTCTCTGTGGGGTTCGGGTCTGTGGTGGTGAATCTCCCTGACCCACACTTTCACAGTTGGAAGCCTGGTGATGGCATCTTGGACTAGCCTGGACCACCAGAAAAGCAGAAATCCTCACATGGAACAAAACATTCATGTATTCaggtgatcagctgacctgcttaAGAAATGAAAAGCCACTCACTGCATCAGTTAgggttatatatatatgtataaccCTAACTGATGCTTTTCATTTCATTGAATCCAGGTGTGACTGTTTGGGCCAATGAGTGTACCTCTGGTTTGCTAACTTTGAGTTCTTCCACTAAAACCATGGTTTGGCTTCTGATTCAGAGTCTGAGTTTGACTCAGAGGTTGATGTTTACTGACTTCCACAGCTGCATACGTGCATGTGGTCAGAGAAGGCCAGGGTTTGGTGATGGCCTGTAAGTTTGGCACACCTTTCCTTTGGAGGCTCTTCTCCTCAGATCATTTGAGCTCAGCCAGGCTGGATGGACACCATCAGTACACATCGTTGACTCTCAGATATCTGCAGGAACAGGTCCAGATTATAGGGGGACCATCCAGGACTCTTACTGAATTTTTCTGGAAGTCTCTCCTGTGTTTCATGGTCTCACTGATATGGTCTCACAACACCTGTGCAGCATGTGTTTGACTCTGAGGATGGTATTAGTGAAGTCACAGTGACTCAGTCATGCTTCTTTGGGAATTGTGCCAAAGTCAGACCTGGAGTTCAGGATTTAGCTGTCATGACTTAGGAGTGCTTCAGGTGTCCTTTGGAGAGGATTGGCTTCCAGCTGGTGACACCGCCATAAAGGTCTGGTTGGAGGGGTTGGAGGGGTGCTGCACTGATGGTGATGTTCTCCCAGGGTTCACAGGCTGATGACTTGGAGAGTCCAGCCTGATCCTAGTGTGCCTGCTTGTGATCTTGTTTTTAAATGGAGCCATCTAAGAGGTTGAGGTTGGGGGTGACACTCTATGAGCAGGGgtgattttagcccatttttgggggtgcttcagcgcCCTTTCTGCCAGAtcgatggtggctgagacgcagcggagcggaggtggaagtgcctggcttaaaacaggacatattaccTGCAtataaccttcagttactctttataaatttaggtaggagtcagaccatgtttctttttagctgaaaaacattacacccaggtaacctgcagtgttggaaacgtgttttccgacgatgtttgctaccctacaatccgtcctactctgtagtaaaatcagctaCATTTCATTTTCCTGTGAAATGTATATAgcatatttaaaatctaaaacttaaaattgtccgtagcctactgttgttaccactgtcctgtttgaaatgcaaTGAGAGAAGCTGCTTATTTTGGCATATGTGCCGATATCAAAcccaggagccacattcaggtaaaagtgtaaaatcaaatgatccgtcaataaaggataatgttggatcagtgtttcaatatttatatcttttattagatgtacatgtggtttggttatttgccttttggttgaaagtacactgagagaggactttttttcattagtgatcttaatagtctttttttttcatattaatgtaatttttcatccaattgaatacaatctatttgtgtatgattgtcagtccaaagagggagagaggaaagaggggaacgtgaggagaaagtacaaggtcaggaagaaccaggtaagaaaacagacagggaaacgtgacaggcaaaacagaaactggtaAACTGCTTGAGAGACTTGACCACCAAAATGTGATAGACAGATTTTccaacctcaaggtgaggcgacataggttaaaataaaataaaaaatctgcagagccatagtagtatctgcagtaaagctCTTTTTATACATTGTACCAtcggcaaagttgcctccatttttataatgtttttattaatattttgtacatttgtacatttcaaggactcagtttttggagtgtatttttatatatctgtattatattatacaaacacattaaaagtgaatctctctCCAAAAAAttcactcagtttactttttactcactatgatcatcattcatcatttccccagtaattaaggttaggatatgtattttttaattccaatccattcttcgtTTGCAGCATCTAAATAagctttatcagatttgatggttttgttacagactttagtgttttgcttttctttcacaactgtggggattaaattgtgttaaaatgtacaaaagagTGATGTCATGTGTTAGGTTTATATTATTGATTGTCAtctatgcttagaaatatataatcatttgtacattgaaagaatgtctcatcctaggaggtctgtaacaactctgtacagcatgaagaggggagtgcgttcactcctcttcagagtgttctggcatagatcacacgcTTCCCagggtcatgagagaggtcgtatatgatatatggtatagtaaacacacgtatatctggtTAGGTGTAAGAGCCTTTGTTTAGGTGGACCActgaaccccccccccacacacacacacacacgcacacacacacactatgcaCAGACTGGTATTCTTTGGTCACATGTATACTTATGtaagacgtcatatgttaatgaatctatgcatattcatgtaacctcaatagaagagcagtgttacgagggagcagacgagagcgactggggtcaagcgaaggaacggcgctggCACGGTTCTCTCCCTCCTGCACGAGTAACACAAAGAGCTCTGGGGACTTGCGTCTTGCTTTTGCTGTTGTAGTAAAATTGTCTCACTCCAGCAGTGGGCCTGTGCTAGACAGACCCAtcatcatgttttgtgacgaggacccaggcacagagagatttgatgaattcaagaatcttatgatttaataaagaaatctgCAGACTttcacagagatggtaaaattatgatgactgataatggaGACAGGCTGTAGGCACAGAAGAAGGGAGTGTCTGAGCTGTGACCTCACGCCTGAAATCCACATAAATTATCTATAAAACCAGAATGAAAGTGTCACaggacacagaaacaaacatgaGCCACGATTCCCGCCCCctgttttatttctgattgaTTATATGGAAATGCCCCAGCTGTGGAATGGAAAGTGAAAGTAAAGTGACATCTATGCAGCAGTCTCTGGGAGTGTCTGCAGAGGCACGGGCTGCTCACAGAGATGCTGGTTCAGTGAGCAGGATCAGCTCCAGCAGGACTTGTAACCGAAGATGATGATTATGCTGCTGCTCCTCATACCTGGTAAGAAAGTTGTTCTGATCCTGTTTGAATGCATGCTCATGTTTAAAGCTAGGATGATGTGATGTGTGCAGTCTGCTGAGTGAACCTacctctctgcagctctcaTGCAGGGCAGACACTACAAATAATGAAGCATCATTTTGGTTTCAGTCCATCCATCTGTTTAAAGCATCAGTGTTTCAGGGTGAAGCAGGAAACTGACACTTAGATGCAGGCTCAGaggcaaacaaacacaatttgTGCTTGAGACGGAGACGGAATCATGAATTTCTAATAACGTTTGATAACAATGTGAGCTACAGAAATCTAAAAATCTAAATAGAACCTTTGTTATCCCACGAATGAGAAACTTGGGTATTACCACACAAAGTAGTCCTATATGCAGCTTTGATCCGAAGCCCAGTGAAATTTTGCAAAGGTATAAATTCGAATAAAGCTGAATGAAACCATCATGGAATATGTTGCGCAGCTGCATCATCTCGCAAAGGATTGTAACTATGGCAACACGTTACAACAGATGTTGAGAGATAGGATTGTCTTCAGAATTAAGCATGAACGCATTCAGAGGCATCTCTTGTCAGAAATAGACCTTACTTTTGACAAGGCCCTGTCAATTGCAGTAGCCATGGAGACTACAAATAAAAGTGCACAGGATCTGCAGACCTCAGGGGCGACAACAAAATTTTTCAGCCTCACCAAAGGACAACAGGAGAGTCGTACCTTTAATGGAGAAAGCAAAGAGTGTTATTGTTGCAAAGGAACCAAGCACACAGTGGCAGACTGTGCGTACAATCAAGGAAAATGTCATGCTTGTGGTAAAGTGGGACACATAGCCAGAGCTTGTAGAAGCAAGACTAAACTGAACCAGAAATAGTATGCATCGACATATGTAAAGAGTGACAAAAAGCAGAGTTCACACTACCATACTCTCAATGTGGGTGAGAAAGCAGATAACAGCAAAACTGATAGCTCTGAAGATGACTCTTTCACTTTGAACTGTGTCAAGGGCacaaaagaaaactcttcaaGTTAGGGTCTGGCAGTGTGGTACACTTGAGAAAAGTAGATCCCTACACTGTGGATATGCAAACTGATGGGAAAAAGGTGAACTTTGAAATAGACATATGTTGCCTAACAGTCATGAACGAAGCGACATTCAGAGAAACAAGCAAAGACACCAAGCCCTCCAGCCTGCAGCCCATCAAAATCAAACTGGAAACTTATACAGGGGATCCTGTTAAGGTGATAAGGTCAAATATAAGCAGCAGGAAAAATATCTGCCCCCGGTGGTCGAAGGGGATGACCCCAGCTTGCTAGGTCGAGCTTGGCTCGAAATTAAATTGGACTGGAGTGAAGTGAAAAACCATCGTAACAATAGAAAGCTGCACCAGGTCAAagcaacagaaaaaacactacAGCAAGTGTTAAGTAAACATGAGGATGTATTCAAAAAGGAGTTGGGCACCCTGAAAGGTATGAAAGCTGCTATTCATGTGAAAAGTGTTGCCACCGCACGCTTCTTCCGTCCATGTTCTGTCCCCTTTGCTATGCGAGCAAAAGTCAATGAGGAAATAAAAGAAGGCATCATCTCGCCAGTGAAATATGCTGAATGGGCAGCACCAGTAATGCCACTTCTGAAGCCCACAGGGACCATAAGACTGTGTGCGGATTACAAGCTTACTGTAAATACAGTGGCTTCACTGGAGCGGTATCCAATACCCAGAATGGAGGACCTGTTTGCCACACTATCTGGGGGTAAGCAGTTCTCAAAACTAGACATGAGCCACGCTTACCAGCAAATCCTCTTGGATGACGAATCGAAAAAGTATATCACAGTAAACACATCCAGGGGGCTGTTCACGTATAACAGACTGCCTTTTGGAGTGGCCTCTGCTCCAGCAATATTCCAGAGGACCACGGAAAGCCTTTTGAAGGGGATACCTCAGGTAGCCGTGTATTTAGATGACATCTTAGTGACTGGGGTGGATGAGGTAAGCCATCTACAGAACCTGGATGAGGTGCTGACCCGGTTGGAGGAGGCCGGGTTGAGGTTAAAGAGGTGCAAGTGTGCCTTCATGCAAGAGAAAGGGGCACATAGTAGATGCCCAGGGGCTCCACCCAGTGGAAAAGAAAGTTAAAGCAATCATGGACGCACCTACCCCCACAAATGTCACTGAATCAAAAGCATACTTAGGGTTGCTAAAAGACTACAACAAATTCCTTCCAAACCTGGCAACCCTGTTGGCACCCCTACATGAACCTTTGAGACATGAGGTACGCTGGACATGGCAAAAGAGACAAGAGGAAGCATTCCAGAAATCCAAGAACCTGTTGAACTCAGCGGAGGTGTTAGTTCATTATTCTGCTGACCGTGAGTTGGTTCTCTCATGTGATGCATCCCCATACGGCGTAGGCACCGTATTGTCACATAAGATGGAGGATGGTAGCGAGAGACCTTTGGGGTTCATGTCATGCACACTCTCTCCTGCTGAGAAAAAGTATTGTCAGTTTGACAAAGAAGGCTTAGCTGTGATATTTGGCATCGAGAAATCTCACAAATACTTGTATGGCCGAGTTTTCACGATTTACACAGATCATAAACCTCCGATCTCACTGTTCAATGAAAAGAAGCCTATACCTCAGATGGGCTCACCAAGAGTACAAAGATGGGCCGTGACATTGAGTGCTTACGAGTACAACATCAGGTACAAGCCAGgaaaacaccatgaaaacacgGATGCACTCAGCCGTTTGCCGGCACCAGACTCATACAGGCAGATCGAAGATGAAAGGCTTAGCAAGGTCTTATGTATGGTGGCCAGGGATGGATGAGACCATTGAAAGAGAAGTGCAGGCATGTGAGGAATGTCATAAACACCACAAGTCACCACCCACAGCACCATTACACCCGTGGGAGTGGCCGGAGTCACCATGGTCCAGGATCCATGTGGACTATGCGGGGCCTTTCCTTGGGAAGATGTTTCTAATCATTGTGGATGCTCATTCCAAGTGGATGGACGTTTACCCTGTGAAATTCTCTACATCACAGGTGACTATAGAGAAACTGCGACAGAGTTTCAGTGTGTTTGGACCACCTAAAATGTTAGTTTCAGACAATGGAACATGTTTCACAAGTGCTGAATTTGAGTCATTCATGAAGCAGAATGGAATTGACCATGTGAGGTCAGCACCTTTCCACTCTTCTTCAAATGGGCTGGCTGAGAGGGCGGTCCAGACCTTTAAGGAGGGGATGAAGAAAGTCAAAGGTGATACCTTGCAAACCAGACTGTCCAGATTCCTGTTCAGTTATCACATCACACTGCATGCCACTACTGGTTTATAACCTGCAGACTTGATGATGTCACGGAAGCTCAGATCAGTTTTGGACTTGCTCATGCCTGATgtgaaaacaaagcacaaacaactgaaacagaaagaaaatcatgACACCAAGAAAAGACTAAGAAGTTTCACACTTGGAGACAAGGTGTTCATCAGAAACTAGTCCTTTGGCCCAAAGTGGATTCCCGCAGTCATTGTGAGAGCATCGGGTCCAGTGTCTTACATTGTTACCATTGGATCAGGTCAAACTGTGAAGCGGCACGTGGATCAGGTGAGAGCAAGAGTGGCTGACACTGTTCCCAGTACACTGGACAGGGAGGTGGAGCCATTTCATGACACAGAAGCAGTTCCTGAGCGCTGCTTGCCATCAGAGTTAGACACATCGCCGCAACCGCCATCATCGCAGTTGCCTCATGCTCCGGAGACTCCCACTCCAGGAAACTCCTCAGTGGCACTAGTGTTGCGACATtctcagagagagagatgtcCACCAGAGACTTTAAAGGACTTTGTTAGATAGAGTGAGATCTTCCAGAAATAGACCAACAATGCGCTTTGATCTCACAGGAAGGACGTTCCTTCCTAgttagcaaaaaacaaaaacaaacccaaa
The sequence above is a segment of the Oreochromis aureus strain Israel breed Guangdong linkage group 3, ZZ_aureus, whole genome shotgun sequence genome. Coding sequences within it:
- the LOC120438667 gene encoding uncharacterized protein K02A2.6-like, whose protein sequence is MDETIEREVQACEECHKHHKSPPTAPLHPWEWPESPWSRIHVDYAGPFLGKMFLIIVDAHSKWMDVYPVKFSTSQVTIEKLRQSFSVFGPPKMLVSDNGTCFTSAEFESFMKQNGIDHVRSAPFHSSSNGLAERAVQTFKEGMKKVKGDTLQTRLSRFLFSYHITLHATTGL